A genome region from Anastrepha obliqua isolate idAnaObli1 chromosome 4, idAnaObli1_1.0, whole genome shotgun sequence includes the following:
- the LOC129244692 gene encoding integral membrane protein GPR180: MKRQRPPLWPRLLLHTLGWLYAFQALWQYSSAIHLTGTFHTGDFFKVITKFGFQKAEATAPHGGSFGYIYGNITTSDQFAQPISLVVLDKAAFVDFYSNRSYDDHELACQRMFAHLQPLVYDEACNKQGKRDFVRRVPCKHGQLCADEDTAANVIAEHQFTYTISEVSEPRFWYVALTACYRNRTTCKWHVYDRLKNQNAANVVNEFLASPYGILPPPTPALNYDIYVVNGHPNNSAAHPLTFQFSFDQQNLLEMYLIFLLVYMVLLPVQIYAVRLQKHPVTRLFTLSLASEFVSLAFITAHLIKFAMNGVGMPSMQTAGDILDIFSRTTFMLILLLLAKGWAVTRQQINRTGWIILMSIWVPYCAFQMFLYVWDKTEVDIISDIDEYQTWPGWIVLILRTSFMTWFLYELRNTMKYEHSTKKLDFLLHLGASSLVWFIYLPIVAIVALQVSPMWRYKLLLGITNSADCLAYCVMTGLLWPNRSGQYLLLAGNKYTGMDELDEFNEAPHIVRERERRRNSPDAVVIANGDIAHANINGISGVATAVGGANNLMLASNSVNGDTCAELLDAEDLDAVLLTDLNKNSHVVA; the protein is encoded by the exons ATGAAGCGGCAGCGGCCGCCGTTATGGCCGCGACTGCTACTCCACACACTCGGCTGGTTGTATGCCTTTCAAGCGTTATGGCAATACAGTAGCGCCATACATCTAACAGGCACTTTTCATACTGgtgattttttcaaagttattaccaaatttggttttcaaaaaGCCGAAGCAACAGCACCGCACGGCGGTTCCTTCGGCTACATATACGGCAACATTACAACATCCGATCAGTTTGCGCAACCCATTTCGCTGGTCGTGCTGGACAAGGCGGCTTTTGTTGATTTCTATAGCAATCGTAGCTATGATGACCACGAGTTAGCGTGCCAACGTATGTTTGCGCATTTGCAGCCACTGGTCTATGATGAGGCATGCAACAAGCAGGGTAAACGCGATTTCGTACGGCGTGTGCCGTGTAAACACGGACAGCTTTGTGCAGACGAGGATACGGCCGCAAATGTGATAGCAGAGCATCAGTTCACCTACACTATCAGCGAGGTGTCGGAGCCTAG ATTCTGGTATGTCGCGCTGACTGCCTGCTATCGCAATCGCACCACCTGCAAATGGCATGTATACGATCGTCTCAAAAATCAGAATGCAGCCAATGTGGTTAACGAATTTCTTGCATCACCCTACGGCATACTCCCACCACCCACGCCCGCGCTCAACTACGATATATACGTTGTCAACGGGCATCCCAATAATTCCGCTGCCCATCCACTCACCTTTCAATTCTCATTCGATCAGCAAAATTTGCTCGAAATGTATTTGATTTTCTTGCTAGTCTATATGGTGCTGCTGCCGGTGCAAATATATGCGGTGCGTTTGCAAAAACATCCAGTAACTCGGCTCTTCACGCTCAGCTTGGCGAGTGAGTTTGTCAGTTTGGCTTTCATTACAGCGCATTTGATAAAGTTCGCCATGAATGGAGTTGGTATGCCGAGCATGCAGACTGCTGGCGACATATTGGATATCTTTAGTAGA ACAACTTTTATGTTAATCCTGCTGTTGCTGGCTAAAGGCTGGGCCGTCACACGCCAGCAAATCAATCGCACTGGTTGGATAATACTGATGAGTATTTGGGTTCCCTATTGTGCATTTCAAATGTTCCTCTATGTGTGGGATAAG ACGGAGGTGGATATTATTTCGGACATCGATGAGTACCAAACCTGGCCGGGCTGGATTGTTTTGATACTACG CACATCATTCATGACATGGTTCCTCTACGAACTTCGCAACACTATGAAATATGAGCACTCCACAAAAAAGCTCGATTTCCTATTACACCTAGGCGCATCCAGTCTGGTGTGGTTCATCTACTTGCCCATTGTCGCCATTGTAGCGCTGCAAGTGAGTCCAATGTGGCGCTATAAACTACTACTCGGCATAACCAATTCAGCTGACTGTCTGGCATATTGCGTAATGACGGGACTGCTGTGGCCTAACCGATCGGGACAGTATTTACTGTTAGCCGGCAATAAGTACACAG GCATGGATGAGCTGGACGAATTCAATGAAGCGCCACATATTGTGCGCGAACGTGAACGTCGACGCAATTCACCCGATGCGGTGGTCATCGCCAATGGTGACATTGCGCATGCGAACATCAACGGCATCAGCGGTGTTGCAACGGCAGTGGGCGGTGCGAACAATTTGATGCTAGCATCTAATTCTGTAAACGGTGACACATGCGCGGAGCTGTTGGATGCAGAGGATCTTGATGCGGTACTGCTAACCGATTTGAATAAGAATAGTCATGTTGTGGCATAA